Within the Acidipropionibacterium acidipropionici genome, the region TCGCCGCGCGCGCCGATGGGACGCACGCTGTAAACTCGTCGCTCGTGGCATTGGCAGACCTTCAGCAGACCGTGGACGAACTCGATCACTCGCTCTCCGAGATCGAGACGGTTCTCGACCCCGAGGCCAAGCATCGGGAGATCGCAGAACTTGAGAAGGAGGTCGCGGCCCCCGATCTGTGGGACGACCAGGAGCACGCCCAGCAGGTGACCTCCAGGCTCTCGGCTCTGCAGTCGCAGGTCGAGAAGCTGGAGCAGCTGCGCTCCCGCATCGAGGACGTCGGCGTCCTGCTCGAGTTCGCAGGGGAGGGTGGTGACGCCGACTCCGCGGCGGAGGCCGAGGGCGAGATCTCCTCGCTGCGCACCGAGATCGACGCCCTGGAGGTCCGCACCCTGCTGTCGGGCAAGTACGACGAGCGGGAGGCCCTGGTGACCATCCGCTCGGAGGCCGGCGGGGTGGACGCCGCCGACTTCGCAGAGATGCTCCTTCGGATGTACCTGCGCTGGGCTGAGCGCCACCAGTACAAGGTCGAGGTGCTCGACACCTCCTACGCGGAGGAGGCGGGCATCAAGTCGGCCACCTTCATCGTCCACGCCCCCTTCGCCTACGGCACGCTGTCGGTCGAGCAGGGCACCCACCGGCTGGTGCGGATCAGCCCCTTCGACAACCAGGGACGCCGCCAGACCTCCTTCGCCGGCGTCGAGGTGCTGCCCGTCGTCGAGGAGACCGACCACGTCGACATCCCCGAGGCCGACCTGAGGGTCGACGTCTTCCACGCCTCCGGGCCCGGCGGCCAGGGAGTCAACACCACCGACTCCGCGGTCCGCCTGACCCACCTGCCCACCGGCATCGTGGTGAGCTGCCAGAACGAGCGCTCCCAGATCCAGAACAAGGCCGCCGCGCTGCGCGTCCTGCAGGCCAAGCTGCTCGAGAAGGCGCGCGCCGAGCAGGAGGCCGAGATGAACTCCCTGAAGTCCGAGGGGAACTCCTGGGGGGCGCAGATGCGCTCCTACGTCCTTCACCCCTACCAGATGGTCAAGGACCTGCGGACCAACCACGAGGTGGGCAACACCGACGCCGTCTTCGACGGCGATATCGACGCCTTCATCGACGCCGGCATCCGCTGGCGGCGGGGCCAGCAGGATCAGTGAGCGGGCGGTTCAGGGTCTGAAGAGGGCCTGAATCCGGCATAGGGAGAGCGCTGCGGGCGAGTCGCCGCTTGTCCGTGCGGGCTCGTCCCATAGACTCGGGAACGGCCGGTCTGAGAAATTCTCAGGATGCGGCCGTCCGATCGGCCGCCCGGCGATCGGGCAGCTCCCAGACACAAGGACGGTCCGTTGATCACCTTCGACAATGTCACCAAGGTCTACGAGGGGCAGGCCAGACCCGCCCTCAAAGGTGTCAACGTCGACATCGACAAGGGCGAATTCGTCTTCCTGGTCGGGCAGTCCGGCTCGGGCAAGTCGACCTTCATCCGGCTCATCCTGCGCGAGTACCGTCCCACCAGGGGGACCATCTACGTCGCCGGCAAGGATCTCAACACCCTCCACACCTGGAAGGTGCCGGGCCTGCGCCGCCAGATCGGCACGGTCTTCCAGGATTTCCGGCTGCTTCCGGGCAAGACGGTCTACGAGAACGTGGCCTTCGCCCTGCAGGTCATCGGGCGGCCCACCCGGGAGATCAAGAAGGTGGTCCCCGAGACACTCGACCTGGTCGGCCTGGCAGGCAAGGAGAAGCGGATGCCCGACGAGCTGTCGGGCGGCGAGCAGCAGCGCGTGGCGGTGGCCCGCGCCTTCGTCAACCGGCCGAAGATCCTCATCGCCGACGAGCCGACCGGCAACCTCGACCCGTCCACCAGCGTCGGCATCATGAAGCTCCTCGACCGCATCAACCGCACCGGGACGACCGTGATCATGGCCACCCATGACTCCACGATCGTCGACCAGATGCGACGCCGGGTGATCGAGCTCGACACCGGGCGAGTCGTCCGCGACCAGACCGAAGGGGTGTACGGGACCGCCTGACGCCGACGGCGCGCCCCGAGACAACCCGACTACCTCCAGAGGAAATTCATGCGTCACACGTTGAGAGAGACCTGGACGGGCCTTCGCCGCAATCTCACCATGACGGTTGCCGTGATCGTCACCATGTGGGTCTCGCTGTCCCTGTTCGGGGCCGCCCTGCTGGCGACCCAGCAGGTCGATATGGTCAAGGGCAAGTGGTACGACAAGATCGAGGTGTCGGTCTTCCTGTGCGTCCCCAACGTCGAGGGCGGCCAGTGCACCGCCAACCAGGGGGCCACCCAGGCCCAGAAGGACACCATCAAGAAGACCCTTGAGGCCAACCCGCAGGTCGCCACGGTCTACTACGAGTCGAAGCACCAGGCCTTCGAGGAGTACCAGCGGGTCTACAAGGACTCCCCGGTCAAGGACGTCCTCACCGAGGACACCATCCAGGACTCCTTCCGGGTCAAACTGAAGAATCCGGAGCAGTACAAGGGGGTCGTCTCCCAGGCCCAGGGTCTGCCCGGCGTCCAGGCGGTACTCGATCTCCATCCGGTGCTCGACCCGTTGTTCATGTGGCTCAACGCCCTGAAGTGGGGAACGTTGGGGATGTCCGCCCTGCTACTGGTGGCCGCGGCCCTGCAGATCGGCAACACGATACGGATGGCGGCATTCGCCAGACGTCGAGAACTCGGCATCATGCGCCTGGTGGGCGCCTCCAACGCCTACATCCTCACACCCTTCCTGCTGGAGTCCCTGGTCGCCGGACTCATCGGTGGCGTGCTCGCCTGCGGCACGGTGGCCCTGGGGGTGTACGCCATCATCATGGAGAAGGCCGCCAAGACGATCACGACGATCGTGTGGGTCGGATGGCACCAGACCTTCATCGCGATGGGGGCGGTGCTCATCGTCTCGGTGCTGCTGTCGGTGCTACCCGCGCTCGTCGCCACCAAGCGATATCTCAAGGTCTGACCGGAACTCGCCCGAGCGGCGAGTGGCTAGAATGGCGGGTCTGTGCACGCAAGGAGGTCCGCAATGCCCAGGGAGAAGGGTCAGAAGGTCGTCGCCCGCAACAGGAAGGCCTTCCACGACTACACGATCGGGGAGTCCTGGGAGGCCGGGATGGTCCTTCAGGGAACCGAGGTGAAATCGCTGCGGGCCGGCAAGGCGTCCCTGGGGGACGCCTTCGCCCAGGTCGACGAGCACGGCGAGGTGTGGCTGTACAACCTGCACATCCCCGAGTACGCCTTCGGCACCTGGCGCAATCACGAGGTGATGCGCAAGCGCAAGCTGCTGCTGTCGAAGCGGGAGATCACCAAGCTCGCCAGGGAATCCGCGGACGCCGGCAAGACCATCGTGCCGCTCCAGCTGTACTTCAAGGACGGCTACGCCAAGGTCGAGATCGCCGTGGGGACCGGCAAGCGGGACTGGGACAAGCGCCAGGCCATCAAGGAGCGCGACGCAAAGCGCGAGGCCCAGCGCGCCATCGGAACCCGCCTCAAGCGGGGGAGGCGCTGACCCCGACGACCGCATGACGACCGGCCCGCCCTGGATATCCAGATATTCAGGGAGGGCCGGTCGTCATCCGTCGCGTCGCGCGTTGCCGTCGGGTTGTGAGCCCACACCGCTTGATGTATAAATATTCGTATGACTGCAAAGGCATTCACAGTTGCGGTGGCCGGGGCCTCCGGCTACGCAGGCTCGGAGGCCGCCCGGATCATCGCCGGGCACCCGGGCCTGCGGCTCGGCGCGCTCGCCGCCCACAGCAACGCCGGTCAACCCGTCACAGCGCTCATGCCTCAGTTGGCGGGTGTCCCGGGACTCGCCTCCGAGTTCACCGACCTGGATCCGGAGCGTCTGGCCGCCCACGACGCCGTCGTCCTCGGTCTGCCGCACGGCGCCTCGGCCGAGCTCGCCGAGCAGCTGGCCGCCACCAATCCCGATCTGGTCATCGTCGATGCCGGGGCGGACTTCCGGCTCGCCTCCGCCGCCGACTGGACCCGTTGGTACGGCTCCGAGCACGCCGGCACCTGGGCCTACGGGCTGCCCGAGCTGCCCCTGGCGCAGGGCGGCCATCAGCGCGAGAGGCTGGCCGGGCAGCATCACATCGCAGGACCGGGCTGCAATGCCTCGGCGGTCGCTCTCGGACTGGCCCCGGTCCTGGCGGCGGGCCTCGTGGATCCGGTCGCGCTGTCGGCGGCCCTGCCGGTCGGCACCTCGGGAGCGGGGCGCAAGCCCAAGCCCGACATGCTCTTCTCCGAGATCAGCGGCGGCGCCCGCCCGTACTCGATCGGTGGCCGTCACCGGCACGTCCCCGAGATCCTGCAGTCGCTGAGGACCGCCGGCGCCCCGGAGACCACCAGCCTGTCCCTCACCGCGATCCTGGTGCCGATGAGCAGGGGCATCCTGGCCGTCTGCACCGGACGGTCGCTGCCGGGCACCACGACCGGCGCTCTGCTGGAGGCGCTCAACGACGCCTACGGCCACGAGCCCTTCATCAGTGTGCTCGAGGACGGTCAGATGGCCGCCACCCACCCGGTCGTCGGATCGAATATGGTGCAGATCTCGGCCGAGGCCGATCCCGACTCGGGAGTCTCCACCGTCCTGGTGGCCATCGACAATCTGGTCAAGGGCACCGCCGGGGCCGTCGTGCAGTGCCTCAATCTGGCCCTGGGGCTCTCCGAGACGCAGGGGCTGCCCCGAATCGGGCTGGCCCCCTGACAGCCACCCCGCCCCTCGCACGTCCAGACAGACCATCAGGGAGAACCCACATGTCCATCACATACCCCAGAGGATTCCGGGCCGTCGGAGTCAGTGCGGGGCTGCGCCGCAACGGCAGCCCCGACCTGGGCATGATCATCAACGACGGTCCCGTCCAGGCCACCGCGGGGGTGCTCACCAGCAACCGGGTTTTCGCCGCACCGATCGCCTGGTGCCGTCCGATCCTGGCGGCGGGCACGGCTCACGCCGTCGTCGTCAACTCCGCCTGCGCCAACGCCTGCACCGGCCCCGAGGGACTGGCCGACAGCCGCGCCGAGGCCGAGCTCGTCGGCGAACTGGAGGGCTGCCGGGCCGACCAGGTGCTCGTGGCCTCGACCGGTGTCATCGGCGAACGTCTCGACATGGAGAAGATCACCGCCGGCATCCGCACCGCCCACGCCGGGCTGGGGGCCGGCGCGGTCGTCGACGAGGCGACCTCGCGGGCCATTATGACCACCGACACCATCCCCAAGACCATCGAGACCCAGGTCTCCGGGGCGCGGTTCGGCGGCATCGCCAAGGGGGCGGGGATGCTCGCCCCCCAGCTCGCGACCATGCTCGTGTTCATCACCACAGATGTGGTGGCCACCCACGACGAGCTGCAGGCCGCGCTGGCCCCGGCCGCCGACGTCACCTTCTCCCGGGTCGACTCGGACGCCTGCATGTCCACCAACGACACCGTCATCGTGCTCGCCTCCGGGGCATCCGGGGTCTCGCTGAGCCCCGAGGAGCTGCGGACGGCGCTCACCGATGTCTGCTCCGGGCTCGCCCGCCAGCTGGTCGCCGACGCCGAGGGCTCCCACCACGACGTCCTGGTGAAGGTCACCGGAGCCACCACGGAGAAGGCGGCCGTGGCCGTCGCCAGGGAGGTCTCCCGCTCCAACCTCGTCAAGACGGCGATCGCCGGCAACGATCCCAACTGGGGGAGGATCCTCTCCTCGGTCGGGTGCGTGCCCGTCGAGGTGGCCCCCTTCGATCCCGACCGGGTCGACGTCAGCCTCAACGGCGTCGCCATCTGCCGCGGCGGACGGATCGGCGAGGACCGCGACCTGGTCGACATGACCCCCCGAGAGGTCCACATCGACATCGACCTGCACGCCGGAGACGCCTCGGGTCACATCTGGACCAACGACCTCACCCACGAATACGTCGAAGAGAACAGCGCGTACACATCATGAGCACCACACTTGACGTTCCCCTGAGCGCCTCCCAGACCACCGCGCAGCGCAAGTCCGAGGTCCTCGTCGAAGCCCTTCCCTGGATCCGGCGGTTCCAGGGCTGCACGGTCGTCGTGAAGTACGGCGGCAATGCGATGGTCGATCCGGTCCTCCAGCAGGCCTTCGCCGACGACATCGTCTTCATGGCCTCGGTGGGCATCCGCCCGATCGTCGTCCACGGCGGCGGGCCCCAGATCAACGCGATGCTCGCCAACTCCGGCACCGCCGTCGAGTTCCGCAACGGGCTGCGGATCACCAGCCCCGAGGTGATGGAGGTCGTGCGGATGGTGCTGGTGGGCCAGGTGGGCCGCCAGCTCGTCGGGCGGATCAACACCTTCGCGCCGCTGGCCGCCGGCATGTCCGGGGAGGACTCCGGGCTGCTCTCGGCCCGTCGCACCCACGTGGAGGTGGACGGAGAACCGGTCGACATGGGGCTGGTCGGCGAGATCGTCGACGTCAACGTCGGCCTCATCAACGACATGCTCGACCGCGGGCAGATCCCGGTCATCGCACCCGTCTCCCCTGAGATCGACGAGCACGGCAGCACCACCGGGCAGGTGCTCAACGTCAACGCCGATGCCGCGGCCACCGCGATCGCCCAGGCGCTGCGCGCCGAGAAGCTCGTGATGCTCACCAACGTCGCCGGGATCTACCGCACCTGGCCCGACCCGCGCACTCTGATCCCCGACATCTCGGTCTCGGACCTGCGCCGGATGATCCCCCGGCTCGGGGAAGGGATGCGGCCCAAGGCCCAGGCCCTCCTCGAGGCCATCGACGGCGGCGTCACCAGCTCGGCGATCGTCGACGGGCGGATCGAGCACGCCCTGCTGCTGGAGATCTTCACCACGAAGGGCGTGGGCACCATGGCCCGGCCCGACGACTACGACTCGGGGGTCACCGATGACTGAGACGACGACCGACCACACCGATCCCGCCGACCAGGCCTGGGGCGACCGCTACTCCCACTCCCTGCTGGGGGTCTTCGGAACCCCGCAGCTGTGCCTGGTCTCCGGCCAGGGCTGCCGGGTCACCGACGCCGACGGCCGTGAGTACCTGGACCTACTGGGCGGTATCGCCGTCAACGCCCTGGGGTACGCCCACCCCGCCTGGGTGAAGGCCGTCAGCGAGCAGGCGGCCACCCTGGCCCACGTCTCCAACTTCTTCACCACCCCCACCCAGGTCGAGCTGGCCGAGAAGCTGCTGGAGATCGCCCAGGCCCCCGACGGCTCGGCCGTGTTCTTCTCGAACTCGGGCACCGAGGCCAACGAGGCCGTCCTCAAGATTGTCAAGGCGCACCGCCCCGGCGGACGTGTGCTCGCTCTGGAGCACGCCTTCCACGGGCGCACCCTCGGCGCCCTGGCACTCACCCACAAGGAGGCCTACCGGGCCCCCTTCGGACATCTCGGCGCCGACGTCACCTTCATCCCCGCGGGCGACGCACGGGCCCTGGCCGATGAGCTCGACAAGGGAGATGTGGCCGGGCTCTTCATCGAACCCGTGCAGGGGGAGGCCGGGGTGTGGCCCCTGGCGGCGGACTATCTGCGTGAGGCGCGCCGGCTGACCGCCGAGCACGACGCCCTGCTCGTGGCCGACGAGGTGCAGTGCGGGATGGGCCGCACCGGGCGCTGGTTCGCCCACCAGGCCTCCGGCATCACCCCCGACGTCATGACACTGGCCAAGGCATTGGGAGGGGGCTTCCCGATCGGCGCCACCGTCACCTTCGGCACGGACAACTCGACGATCCTGACCCCCGGCCAGCACGGCACCACCTTCGGCGGAAACCCACTGGCCTGCGCCGCCGGGCTGGCCGTCATCTCCACCATCGAGTCCGACGGGCTGCTGGAGAACGCCCGGGCGGTCGGCGAGCATCTCGTCACCGCCATCGTCGGCATGAGCAACTCCCAGATCCTGGAGGTGCGCGGCCAAGGGCTGCTGCTGGGCATCCAGCTGGCCTCCGAGATCGCCCCGGCGGTGGTGAGGGCCGGCCTGGAGCGCGGCATCATCCTCAACGCCGCCAACCCCACCACCATTCGGCTGGCGCCGCCGCTCATCCTCGAGGAGGCCGACGCCGACCTCTTCGTCGCCGCTCT harbors:
- the smpB gene encoding SsrA-binding protein SmpB, with protein sequence MPREKGQKVVARNRKAFHDYTIGESWEAGMVLQGTEVKSLRAGKASLGDAFAQVDEHGEVWLYNLHIPEYAFGTWRNHEVMRKRKLLLSKREITKLARESADAGKTIVPLQLYFKDGYAKVEIAVGTGKRDWDKRQAIKERDAKREAQRAIGTRLKRGRR
- the ftsX gene encoding permease-like cell division protein FtsX, which codes for MRHTLRETWTGLRRNLTMTVAVIVTMWVSLSLFGAALLATQQVDMVKGKWYDKIEVSVFLCVPNVEGGQCTANQGATQAQKDTIKKTLEANPQVATVYYESKHQAFEEYQRVYKDSPVKDVLTEDTIQDSFRVKLKNPEQYKGVVSQAQGLPGVQAVLDLHPVLDPLFMWLNALKWGTLGMSALLLVAAALQIGNTIRMAAFARRRELGIMRLVGASNAYILTPFLLESLVAGLIGGVLACGTVALGVYAIIMEKAAKTITTIVWVGWHQTFIAMGAVLIVSVLLSVLPALVATKRYLKV
- the argC gene encoding N-acetyl-gamma-glutamyl-phosphate reductase codes for the protein MRMTAKAFTVAVAGASGYAGSEAARIIAGHPGLRLGALAAHSNAGQPVTALMPQLAGVPGLASEFTDLDPERLAAHDAVVLGLPHGASAELAEQLAATNPDLVIVDAGADFRLASAADWTRWYGSEHAGTWAYGLPELPLAQGGHQRERLAGQHHIAGPGCNASAVALGLAPVLAAGLVDPVALSAALPVGTSGAGRKPKPDMLFSEISGGARPYSIGGRHRHVPEILQSLRTAGAPETTSLSLTAILVPMSRGILAVCTGRSLPGTTTGALLEALNDAYGHEPFISVLEDGQMAATHPVVGSNMVQISAEADPDSGVSTVLVAIDNLVKGTAGAVVQCLNLALGLSETQGLPRIGLAP
- the argB gene encoding acetylglutamate kinase; its protein translation is MSTTLDVPLSASQTTAQRKSEVLVEALPWIRRFQGCTVVVKYGGNAMVDPVLQQAFADDIVFMASVGIRPIVVHGGGPQINAMLANSGTAVEFRNGLRITSPEVMEVVRMVLVGQVGRQLVGRINTFAPLAAGMSGEDSGLLSARRTHVEVDGEPVDMGLVGEIVDVNVGLINDMLDRGQIPVIAPVSPEIDEHGSTTGQVLNVNADAAATAIAQALRAEKLVMLTNVAGIYRTWPDPRTLIPDISVSDLRRMIPRLGEGMRPKAQALLEAIDGGVTSSAIVDGRIEHALLLEIFTTKGVGTMARPDDYDSGVTDD
- a CDS encoding acetylornithine transaminase, producing MTETTTDHTDPADQAWGDRYSHSLLGVFGTPQLCLVSGQGCRVTDADGREYLDLLGGIAVNALGYAHPAWVKAVSEQAATLAHVSNFFTTPTQVELAEKLLEIAQAPDGSAVFFSNSGTEANEAVLKIVKAHRPGGRVLALEHAFHGRTLGALALTHKEAYRAPFGHLGADVTFIPAGDARALADELDKGDVAGLFIEPVQGEAGVWPLAADYLREARRLTAEHDALLVADEVQCGMGRTGRWFAHQASGITPDVMTLAKALGGGFPIGATVTFGTDNSTILTPGQHGTTFGGNPLACAAGLAVISTIESDGLLENARAVGEHLVTAIVGMSNSQILEVRGQGLLLGIQLASEIAPAVVRAGLERGIILNAANPTTIRLAPPLILEEADADLFVAALPGLLEAANSTENKEN
- the argJ gene encoding bifunctional glutamate N-acetyltransferase/amino-acid acetyltransferase ArgJ; amino-acid sequence: MSITYPRGFRAVGVSAGLRRNGSPDLGMIINDGPVQATAGVLTSNRVFAAPIAWCRPILAAGTAHAVVVNSACANACTGPEGLADSRAEAELVGELEGCRADQVLVASTGVIGERLDMEKITAGIRTAHAGLGAGAVVDEATSRAIMTTDTIPKTIETQVSGARFGGIAKGAGMLAPQLATMLVFITTDVVATHDELQAALAPAADVTFSRVDSDACMSTNDTVIVLASGASGVSLSPEELRTALTDVCSGLARQLVADAEGSHHDVLVKVTGATTEKAAVAVAREVSRSNLVKTAIAGNDPNWGRILSSVGCVPVEVAPFDPDRVDVSLNGVAICRGGRIGEDRDLVDMTPREVHIDIDLHAGDASGHIWTNDLTHEYVEENSAYTS
- the prfB gene encoding peptide chain release factor 2 translates to MALADLQQTVDELDHSLSEIETVLDPEAKHREIAELEKEVAAPDLWDDQEHAQQVTSRLSALQSQVEKLEQLRSRIEDVGVLLEFAGEGGDADSAAEAEGEISSLRTEIDALEVRTLLSGKYDEREALVTIRSEAGGVDAADFAEMLLRMYLRWAERHQYKVEVLDTSYAEEAGIKSATFIVHAPFAYGTLSVEQGTHRLVRISPFDNQGRRQTSFAGVEVLPVVEETDHVDIPEADLRVDVFHASGPGGQGVNTTDSAVRLTHLPTGIVVSCQNERSQIQNKAAALRVLQAKLLEKARAEQEAEMNSLKSEGNSWGAQMRSYVLHPYQMVKDLRTNHEVGNTDAVFDGDIDAFIDAGIRWRRGQQDQ
- the ftsE gene encoding cell division ATP-binding protein FtsE produces the protein MITFDNVTKVYEGQARPALKGVNVDIDKGEFVFLVGQSGSGKSTFIRLILREYRPTRGTIYVAGKDLNTLHTWKVPGLRRQIGTVFQDFRLLPGKTVYENVAFALQVIGRPTREIKKVVPETLDLVGLAGKEKRMPDELSGGEQQRVAVARAFVNRPKILIADEPTGNLDPSTSVGIMKLLDRINRTGTTVIMATHDSTIVDQMRRRVIELDTGRVVRDQTEGVYGTA